The following are from one region of the Melaminivora suipulveris genome:
- a CDS encoding enoyl-CoA hydratase-related protein — protein MEPQQDLLQQRDGAVLRLTINRPERRNAMSAAVIEGLTQALANANGDRELRAIVLQGVGDAAFCSGADLQTGKSFQFDCSQPQLGFANLLRAARACHVPLIAYVNGACMAGGMGLLAMCDLAIAAPHARFGLPEVRVGVFPAQVLAVLQPLLPPRVLNDLCLTGRSIDAERALALDLINEIDHDGQALERLLGELQAVSGTALRRGLYTLKHTQSMTFDQAMAFTESQIALFAQTEDAREGQAAFREKRAPVWTGR, from the coding sequence GTGGAACCCCAACAGGACCTTTTGCAGCAGCGCGACGGCGCCGTGCTGCGCCTGACCATCAACCGCCCCGAACGACGCAACGCCATGAGCGCCGCCGTCATCGAGGGGTTGACGCAGGCACTTGCCAACGCCAACGGCGACCGCGAGCTGCGCGCCATCGTCCTCCAGGGCGTGGGCGACGCGGCGTTCTGCTCCGGCGCCGATCTGCAGACCGGCAAGTCCTTCCAGTTCGACTGCTCGCAGCCGCAACTGGGATTTGCCAACTTGCTGCGCGCCGCGCGCGCCTGCCATGTGCCGCTCATCGCCTATGTCAACGGCGCATGCATGGCCGGCGGCATGGGTCTGCTCGCCATGTGCGATCTGGCCATTGCCGCGCCGCATGCGCGCTTCGGTCTGCCCGAAGTGCGCGTGGGCGTGTTCCCGGCGCAGGTGCTGGCGGTGCTGCAGCCGCTGCTGCCGCCGCGCGTGCTCAATGACCTGTGTTTGACTGGGCGCAGCATCGACGCCGAGCGTGCGCTGGCGCTGGACCTCATCAACGAGATCGACCACGACGGTCAGGCGCTTGAGCGCCTGCTGGGCGAGTTGCAGGCCGTCTCTGGCACCGCCCTGCGGCGAGGCCTGTACACGCTCAAGCACACGCAGAGCATGACGTTCGATCAGGCGATGGCTTTCACCGAAAGCCAGATTGCCTTGTTCGCCCAGACCGAAGACGCCCGAGAGGGCCAGGCAGCTTTCCGCGAAAAGCGTGCCCCCGTTTGGACTGGCCGCTGA
- a CDS encoding acetyl/propionyl/methylcrotonyl-CoA carboxylase subunit alpha, whose amino-acid sequence MKKILIANRGEIARRIIRTAHAMGIQTVAVYSDPDRGALHVREATTSYALGGTTSAESYLRIDKLLAAAQATGADAVHPGYGFLSENAEFAQAVQQAGLIWIGPPPQAIDALGDKAGAKALARQAGVPCLPGYDGEDQSEELLAAQAQEVGYPVMVKAVAGGGGRGMRLVNQPEGLLEAVRSAKSEALAAFGSDRVLLERALTAPRHVEVQVFADQHGNCIHLGERDCSVQRRNQKIIEEAPSPAVDEAMRARMGRCAVQLAQAAGYQGAGTVEFLVQGGEFFLMEMNTRLQVEHPVTEALTGLDLVEWQIRVARGEPLPLAQDEVRLGGHAIEVRLCAEDENFVPCAGSVALFDAPAASHFEVAPRGNGPVLRFDHALQTGATVTPYYDSMLGKLIVHADDRGSAIEALIQSLRALRVLGLPTNRAFLAACLDHPTFRAGEALVPFLQTAADPIRATLAAQEQEALPAAVLATQLQGVQSQGLLPCRHERPLRMRHRGADHTLGLAFAPDRQVLVRRGDDAQNWHWRAAGSEVHLLQDGVQLAACGVPGSEADQWHVQTSNGAELWLEDTSTRPAQGRRGAQAATELRAPFNGRVIRIAAEAGQMLAADDTALVIDSMKLEHTLSTGAQVRVEEVLVEPGQQVARGQLLLRLSPAA is encoded by the coding sequence ATGAAAAAGATCCTGATCGCCAATCGCGGGGAGATCGCGAGACGGATCATCCGCACCGCGCACGCCATGGGCATCCAGACCGTGGCGGTGTATTCCGACCCAGACCGCGGGGCATTGCACGTGCGCGAGGCGACGACCTCGTACGCCCTGGGCGGCACGACCTCGGCCGAGAGCTATCTGCGCATCGACAAGCTGCTGGCGGCCGCGCAGGCCACTGGTGCCGATGCCGTGCATCCGGGCTATGGTTTTCTGAGCGAGAACGCCGAGTTCGCGCAGGCCGTGCAGCAGGCCGGGTTGATCTGGATCGGCCCGCCGCCGCAGGCCATCGATGCCCTGGGCGACAAGGCTGGGGCCAAGGCGCTGGCGCGGCAGGCGGGTGTGCCGTGCCTGCCTGGCTATGACGGCGAAGACCAGTCGGAAGAGCTGCTGGCTGCACAGGCGCAGGAGGTTGGTTACCCCGTAATGGTCAAGGCCGTGGCCGGCGGGGGCGGGCGCGGCATGCGGCTGGTCAACCAGCCCGAGGGCTTGCTGGAGGCCGTGCGCAGCGCCAAGTCCGAAGCGCTGGCGGCGTTCGGCTCGGACCGCGTGCTGCTGGAGCGCGCGCTCACCGCGCCGCGCCACGTCGAGGTGCAGGTGTTTGCCGACCAGCACGGCAACTGCATCCACCTGGGCGAGCGCGACTGCTCGGTGCAGCGGCGCAACCAGAAAATCATCGAAGAAGCGCCCAGCCCGGCCGTCGATGAAGCCATGCGTGCCCGCATGGGCCGGTGCGCCGTGCAGCTCGCCCAGGCGGCGGGTTACCAAGGCGCGGGCACGGTGGAATTTCTGGTGCAGGGCGGCGAATTCTTCCTGATGGAGATGAACACCCGCCTGCAGGTCGAACACCCTGTCACCGAGGCGCTCACCGGCCTGGACCTGGTCGAGTGGCAGATCCGCGTGGCGCGCGGCGAGCCGCTGCCGCTGGCGCAGGACGAGGTGCGCCTGGGCGGCCACGCCATCGAAGTGCGCCTGTGCGCCGAGGACGAGAACTTCGTGCCCTGCGCCGGCAGCGTGGCACTGTTCGATGCCCCTGCCGCCAGCCACTTCGAAGTGGCGCCCAGGGGCAACGGCCCGGTGCTGCGCTTCGACCACGCGTTGCAGACCGGCGCGACGGTGACGCCCTACTACGACTCCATGCTCGGCAAGCTGATCGTGCATGCAGACGATCGGGGCAGTGCCATCGAAGCACTGATCCAATCGCTGCGCGCGCTGCGCGTGCTGGGCCTGCCGACCAACCGCGCCTTTCTGGCGGCTTGCCTGGACCACCCGACCTTCCGTGCGGGCGAGGCCCTGGTGCCCTTCCTGCAAACCGCCGCCGACCCCATTCGCGCAACGCTCGCCGCGCAGGAGCAAGAGGCTCTACCCGCCGCCGTGCTGGCGACGCAGTTGCAAGGCGTGCAGTCGCAAGGCCTGTTGCCGTGCAGGCATGAGCGCCCGCTACGCATGCGCCACCGCGGCGCGGATCACACGCTGGGCCTGGCCTTCGCGCCCGACCGCCAGGTGCTGGTGCGCCGCGGCGATGACGCGCAGAACTGGCACTGGCGCGCCGCTGGCAGCGAAGTGCATCTGCTGCAGGACGGCGTGCAACTTGCCGCCTGCGGCGTGCCCGGCAGCGAGGCCGACCAGTGGCACGTGCAGACCAGCAACGGCGCCGAGCTGTGGCTGGAAGACACCAGCACGCGCCCGGCGCAGGGCCGGCGCGGCGCACAGGCCGCGACCGAGCTGCGCGCGCCCTTCAACGGCCGCGTCATCCGCATCGCCGCCGAGGCTGGGCAGATGCTTGCCGCCGACGACACCGCGCTGGTCATCGACTCGATGAAGCTGGAGCACACCCTTTCCACCGGCGCGCAGGTGCGTGTCGAGGAAGTGCTGGTCGAGCCCGGCCAGCAGGTGGCGCGCGGGCAGTTGCTGCTGCGCCTGTCGCCCGCCGCCTGA
- a CDS encoding acyl-CoA dehydrogenase family protein, with amino-acid sequence MEWSHEHLEIQRTLKRYIDDHINPYVDEWERAGIFPAHQVFKGLGDLGLLGLTKPAEFGGSGLDYSYAVAMAETLHHIPCGGIPMAIGVQTDMCTPALARHGSDELRREFLAPAIAGDMVGCIGVSEPGSGSDVSSVRTFAKKDGDDYVINGEKMWITNSLQADWMCMLANTSEPVNGNMHHNKSLIMVRLRENGKLLPGITANKIEKIGMHSSDTGHLFFDDVRVPQRNLIGQEGKGFIYQMQQFQEERLWAGASNAGGLRKLIDLTIEYAQQRKMFGGYLSDMQWFQFKMGELATEVEALHCMLHRACEQYVAGKDVLELATMVKLKSGRTSRLVADTCLQFWGGMGFTWDNRISRAYRDGRLGSIGGGADEVMLGILAKTMGIARKA; translated from the coding sequence ATGGAATGGAGCCACGAACACCTGGAAATCCAGCGCACGCTCAAGCGCTACATCGACGACCACATCAACCCCTACGTGGACGAGTGGGAGCGGGCAGGAATCTTTCCCGCGCATCAGGTCTTCAAGGGCCTGGGCGACCTGGGCCTGCTGGGCCTGACCAAGCCCGCGGAATTCGGCGGCTCGGGGCTGGACTATTCCTACGCCGTGGCCATGGCCGAGACGCTGCACCACATCCCCTGCGGCGGCATTCCCATGGCCATCGGCGTGCAGACCGACATGTGCACCCCCGCATTGGCGCGGCACGGCAGCGATGAGTTGCGCCGCGAATTTTTGGCGCCCGCGATCGCCGGCGACATGGTCGGCTGCATAGGAGTGTCCGAGCCGGGCTCGGGCAGCGACGTGTCGTCGGTGCGCACGTTCGCCAAAAAGGATGGCGACGACTACGTCATCAACGGCGAGAAGATGTGGATCACCAACAGTCTGCAGGCCGACTGGATGTGCATGCTGGCCAACACCAGCGAGCCGGTGAACGGCAACATGCACCACAACAAGAGCCTGATCATGGTGCGCCTGCGCGAGAACGGGAAGTTGCTGCCCGGCATCACGGCCAACAAGATCGAGAAGATCGGCATGCACTCCAGCGACACCGGCCATCTGTTCTTCGACGACGTGCGCGTGCCGCAGCGCAACCTGATCGGCCAGGAGGGCAAGGGCTTCATCTACCAGATGCAGCAGTTCCAGGAGGAGCGTCTGTGGGCCGGCGCCTCCAACGCCGGCGGCCTGCGCAAGCTGATCGACCTGACCATCGAGTACGCCCAGCAGCGCAAGATGTTCGGCGGCTACCTGTCGGACATGCAGTGGTTCCAGTTCAAGATGGGCGAGCTGGCCACCGAGGTCGAGGCGCTGCATTGCATGCTGCACCGCGCCTGCGAGCAGTACGTGGCTGGCAAGGATGTCCTGGAGCTGGCCACCATGGTCAAGCTCAAGTCCGGGCGCACCAGCCGCCTGGTGGCCGACACCTGCCTGCAGTTCTGGGGCGGCATGGGCTTCACCTGGGACAACCGCATCTCGCGTGCGTACCGTGACGGCCGCCTGGGGTCGATTGGCGGCGGCGCCGACGAGGTCATGCTGGGCATCCTCGCCAAGACCATGGGCATCGCGCGCAAGGCATGA
- a CDS encoding acyl-CoA carboxylase subunit beta — protein sequence MTAMPFAAPFPLYESRWNGQSAQALERQTAMLARIAEMQALQERAAQASLRSLPSFERRGQLLPRQRIALLLDAGQPWLPLSQLAGYGADTDDLDKSVPGGGALAGIGWISGVRCMVVANDSGINAGALGPMGGEKMLRAQEIALENKLPFVFLVESAGANLMRYRVEGFVKGGALFRNLARLSSAGIPIVTIQHGSGTAGGAYMPGLSDMVVMVKGRSRAFLAGPPLLKAATGEIATEEELGGAEMHCQLTGLGEYLAGDDRDAIGIARQVVAGLGWSGDTRADVDPAPPRYAADELLGLFSPDLRQPVDMREVIARLVDRSELLEFKPDYGAATLCTQARIHGRTVGFISNNGPIDVAGANKATHFIQWMCKLGQPLIYLQNTTGYMVGKDSEQAGMIKHGSKMIQAVTNASRLIPQITIQCGASFGAGNYGMCGRAYEPRFLFSWPSARTAVMGAEQAAQTMRTVAEGGMKRKGVEITDALRAQLDAQTRQITQNFERQADVFHTSGQMLDDGVIDPRDTRAVLAQCLAVCTDGDARQVRAMQFGLPRM from the coding sequence ATGACCGCTATGCCTTTCGCCGCCCCGTTTCCGCTGTACGAATCCCGCTGGAACGGCCAATCCGCCCAGGCACTGGAGCGCCAGACCGCCATGCTGGCGCGCATCGCTGAGATGCAGGCGCTGCAGGAGCGCGCCGCCCAGGCGTCGCTGCGTTCGCTGCCGTCGTTCGAGCGGCGCGGGCAGCTGCTGCCGCGCCAGCGCATCGCGCTGCTGCTGGACGCCGGCCAGCCCTGGTTGCCACTGTCCCAACTGGCCGGCTATGGCGCCGATACCGACGACCTGGACAAGTCCGTGCCCGGCGGCGGTGCGCTCGCCGGCATCGGCTGGATCAGCGGCGTGCGCTGCATGGTCGTCGCCAACGACTCGGGCATCAACGCCGGTGCCCTTGGGCCCATGGGCGGCGAAAAAATGCTGCGTGCGCAGGAGATCGCGCTGGAAAACAAGCTGCCCTTCGTCTTCCTGGTCGAGAGCGCCGGCGCCAACCTGATGCGCTACCGGGTGGAGGGCTTCGTCAAGGGCGGCGCGCTGTTTCGCAACCTGGCGCGGCTGTCCTCGGCGGGCATTCCCATCGTCACCATCCAGCACGGCTCGGGCACCGCCGGCGGTGCCTACATGCCGGGGCTGTCGGACATGGTCGTCATGGTCAAGGGCCGCTCGCGCGCCTTCCTGGCCGGCCCGCCGCTGCTCAAGGCCGCCACCGGCGAGATCGCCACCGAGGAGGAACTCGGCGGCGCAGAGATGCACTGCCAGCTCACCGGCCTGGGTGAATACCTGGCAGGCGACGACCGCGACGCCATCGGCATCGCGCGCCAGGTGGTCGCGGGCTTGGGGTGGAGCGGTGACACGCGCGCCGATGTGGACCCGGCTCCGCCGCGCTACGCCGCAGACGAGCTGCTCGGCCTGTTTTCGCCGGACCTGCGCCAGCCGGTGGACATGCGCGAGGTCATCGCGCGGCTGGTCGACCGCTCCGAGCTGCTGGAGTTCAAGCCCGACTACGGCGCGGCGACGCTGTGCACGCAGGCACGCATCCACGGTCGCACGGTCGGCTTCATCAGCAACAACGGCCCCATCGACGTGGCCGGCGCCAACAAGGCCACGCACTTCATCCAGTGGATGTGCAAGCTGGGCCAGCCGCTCATCTACCTGCAGAACACCACCGGCTACATGGTCGGCAAGGACAGCGAGCAGGCCGGCATGATCAAGCACGGCTCCAAGATGATCCAGGCGGTGACCAACGCGTCGAGGTTGATCCCGCAGATCACCATCCAGTGCGGCGCGAGCTTTGGCGCCGGCAACTACGGCATGTGCGGGCGGGCCTATGAGCCGCGCTTTCTGTTCTCGTGGCCCAGCGCGCGCACCGCCGTCATGGGCGCCGAGCAGGCGGCGCAGACCATGCGCACCGTGGCCGAGGGCGGCATGAAGCGCAAGGGCGTGGAGATCACCGACGCCCTGCGCGCGCAGCTCGATGCGCAAACCCGGCAGATCACCCAGAACTTCGAGCGCCAGGCCGATGTGTTCCACACCAGCGGCCAGATGCTGGACGACGGCGTGATCGACCCACGTGACACGCGCGCCGTGCTGGCGCAGTGCCTGGCCGTGTGCACCGACGGTGACGCGCGCCAGGTGCGAGCGATGCAGTTCGGCCTGCCGCGCATGTGA
- a CDS encoding TetR/AcrR family transcriptional regulator: protein MPASRPLPAPPPASADNGATGRPEAPKRRGRPARSSDSGASTRRSELIAIAARNFRAKGFDATTTRDIASESGMQSGSPFYHFKSKGDLLFAVMEEGMQSALEGQQQALAALAQPASAEQRVHTLALHHLRVLLAPGNDFIAVMLYEQRALSDDERQRINALKHRYEEAWAQALQELATQGRLRAPASLVRLMFFGALHGTLTWYDPDQALSLPDLAAQFSAVFVDPEGAGAPAASRAARKRN from the coding sequence ATGCCAGCTTCACGTCCCCTGCCCGCACCGCCCCCGGCCAGCGCCGACAATGGCGCGACGGGCCGCCCCGAGGCCCCCAAGCGGCGCGGGCGCCCGGCGCGCAGCAGCGACAGCGGCGCCAGTACCCGCCGCTCCGAGCTGATCGCCATTGCCGCGCGCAACTTCCGCGCCAAGGGTTTTGACGCCACCACCACGCGCGACATCGCCAGCGAGAGCGGCATGCAAAGCGGCTCGCCCTTCTATCACTTCAAGAGCAAGGGCGACCTCTTGTTCGCGGTGATGGAAGAAGGCATGCAATCCGCCCTGGAAGGCCAGCAGCAGGCGCTGGCCGCGCTGGCGCAGCCGGCCAGCGCCGAGCAGCGCGTGCACACCCTGGCGCTGCACCACCTGCGCGTGCTGCTCGCGCCCGGCAACGACTTCATCGCCGTGATGCTGTACGAGCAGCGCGCCTTGAGCGATGACGAGCGCCAGCGCATCAACGCGCTCAAGCACCGCTACGAAGAAGCCTGGGCCCAGGCGCTGCAGGAGTTGGCCACCCAGGGCCGCCTGCGCGCGCCGGCATCGCTGGTGCGGCTGATGTTCTTCGGCGCGCTGCACGGCACGCTGACTTGGTACGACCCGGACCAGGCGCTGTCGCTGCCCGACCTGGCAGCGCAGTTCTCCGCCGTGTTCGTGGACCCCGAGGGCGCAGGCGCCCCGGCAGCCAGCCGGGCCGCGCGCAAACGCAATTGA
- a CDS encoding SDR family oxidoreductase has protein sequence MSVKALFDLTGQVALITGGSRGLGLQMAEALGEMGARLAITARKADELAQAREHLQGLGYEVETFVGDLQQTGAIPALVDGVLEKFGTIDILLNNAGATWGAKAEDYPDEAWHKVMNLNVSAPFFLTREVARRVMIPRGEGRVIITASVAALKGTPPGMHTVAYNTSKAAALHLARTLASEWGPYGIRVNAICPGFFPSKMASGLIEKIGETVIARTPLRRIGGDEDLKGAVVYLASNASRHMTGQGLVLDGGASLL, from the coding sequence ATGAGCGTGAAAGCATTGTTCGACCTGACCGGCCAGGTGGCCCTGATCACCGGAGGCTCGCGCGGCCTGGGCCTGCAGATGGCCGAGGCCCTGGGCGAGATGGGCGCGCGCCTGGCCATCACGGCGCGCAAGGCGGACGAACTGGCGCAGGCGCGAGAGCATCTGCAGGGCCTGGGCTACGAGGTCGAGACCTTCGTGGGCGATCTGCAGCAGACGGGCGCCATCCCGGCGCTGGTCGACGGCGTGCTGGAGAAGTTCGGCACCATCGACATCCTGCTCAACAACGCGGGCGCCACCTGGGGCGCCAAGGCGGAGGACTACCCCGACGAGGCCTGGCACAAAGTCATGAACCTGAACGTCTCGGCGCCGTTCTTCCTGACGCGCGAAGTCGCCCGGCGCGTCATGATCCCGCGCGGCGAGGGCCGGGTCATCATCACCGCCTCCGTCGCCGCCCTGAAGGGCACGCCGCCAGGCATGCACACCGTGGCCTACAACACTTCCAAGGCTGCGGCGCTGCATCTGGCGCGCACGCTGGCCTCCGAATGGGGGCCTTACGGCATCCGCGTCAATGCCATCTGCCCCGGCTTTTTCCCCAGCAAGATGGCCAGCGGGCTGATCGAGAAGATCGGAGAGACCGTGATCGCTCGCACGCCGCTGCGCCGCATCGGCGGCGACGAGGATTTGAAGGGTGCGGTGGTCTATCTGGCTTCCAACGCGTCGCGGCACATGACCGGGCAGGGGCTGGTGCTGGATGGGGGCGCCAGTCTGCTTTGA
- a CDS encoding glutathione S-transferase family protein gives MTNLTLYYAPGTCAQAVHIALEEAGARYEAVRIDLAAGEQRSTSYLAVNPKGRVPSLVTERGTLTETPALLAYVARCFPQARLAPSDAFGFARMQEFNSYLASTVHVAHAHRPRASRWADEPEAQAAMQRKVPANMTECFEFIEQHWLGDGPWVLGEQYTVADGYLFTIAGWLKSDGVDIARFAQVHAHSQRMRERPAVMAATRG, from the coding sequence ATGACCAACCTCACGCTCTACTACGCCCCTGGCACCTGCGCACAGGCCGTGCATATCGCGCTCGAAGAGGCCGGCGCCCGCTACGAAGCCGTGCGCATCGACCTGGCTGCAGGCGAGCAGCGCAGCACGTCCTATCTCGCAGTCAATCCCAAGGGACGGGTGCCGTCGCTCGTCACCGAACGCGGCACACTGACCGAGACACCCGCGCTGCTGGCCTATGTGGCGCGATGTTTTCCTCAGGCGCGGCTGGCCCCTTCTGATGCCTTCGGCTTCGCACGCATGCAGGAATTCAACTCCTACCTCGCCTCCACCGTGCACGTGGCCCACGCCCACCGCCCGCGCGCCAGCCGCTGGGCCGATGAGCCTGAGGCGCAGGCGGCCATGCAGCGCAAGGTGCCGGCCAACATGACCGAGTGCTTCGAGTTCATCGAGCAGCACTGGCTGGGCGATGGGCCTTGGGTGCTGGGCGAGCAGTACACGGTGGCCGACGGCTACCTGTTCACCATCGCCGGCTGGCTCAAGAGCGATGGCGTCGACATCGCGCGCTTTGCTCAGGTGCACGCACACAGCCAGCGCATGCGCGAGCGCCCAGCGGTCATGGCCGCCACGCGCGGCTGA
- a CDS encoding short-chain fatty acid transporter — protein MFHALTRWSVRLVDRYLPDPYLFVIILTLVAGLAAMGVESKGPMEIVRLWGDGFWGLLPFTMQMVLVLVTGYMLALTPLVRRVLARLATLARSPGSAIIVVTLVALTANWINWGFGLVVGAIFAKEVARSVRVDYRLLIASAYSGFIVWHGGLAGSIPLTIATPEHFTADKIGVIPTSQTIFSTFNLVIVVAMFIVVPLLNRLMMPRESESVIVDPKLLAETREEAQAPDTPAGRLEQSRILTALIGIAGLAYMFNYYVVRSGGINLNIVNFTFLFFAIILHGTPRRLLDSLEEAIRGTGGIVLQFPFYAGIMAIMTKSGLAATLSQWFVSFASAESLPFWTFMSAGLVNIFVPSGGGQWAVQAPVVIDAALALNADMARVAMAVAWGDSWTNMLQPFWALPVLAIAGLKAKDIMGFCLIQLFVMGVVISLGLSFA, from the coding sequence ATGTTTCACGCCTTGACCCGCTGGTCCGTGCGATTGGTCGATCGCTACCTGCCCGATCCCTACCTGTTCGTCATCATCCTGACGCTGGTGGCCGGCTTGGCCGCCATGGGTGTCGAAAGCAAGGGTCCGATGGAGATCGTCCGCCTCTGGGGCGACGGTTTCTGGGGCCTGCTGCCCTTCACCATGCAGATGGTGCTGGTGCTGGTGACGGGCTACATGCTGGCGCTGACGCCGCTGGTGCGCCGGGTGCTGGCGCGCCTTGCCACACTGGCCCGCTCGCCGGGCAGCGCCATCATCGTCGTCACGCTGGTGGCGCTGACGGCCAACTGGATCAACTGGGGCTTCGGCCTGGTGGTGGGCGCCATCTTCGCCAAGGAGGTTGCGCGCTCCGTGCGCGTGGACTACCGGCTGCTGATCGCCAGCGCCTACTCAGGCTTCATCGTCTGGCATGGCGGGCTGGCCGGCTCGATCCCGCTCACCATTGCAACGCCCGAGCACTTCACGGCTGACAAGATCGGTGTCATCCCGACTTCGCAGACCATTTTCTCGACCTTCAACCTGGTGATAGTGGTCGCGATGTTCATCGTCGTGCCGCTCCTGAACCGGCTGATGATGCCTCGCGAAAGTGAGAGCGTGATCGTCGATCCGAAGCTGCTGGCAGAGACCCGCGAAGAGGCTCAGGCACCCGACACACCCGCCGGCCGGCTGGAGCAAAGCCGCATCCTGACCGCCCTGATCGGCATCGCTGGCCTGGCCTACATGTTCAATTACTACGTCGTGCGCAGCGGCGGCATCAACCTGAACATCGTCAACTTCACCTTCCTGTTCTTCGCCATCATCCTGCACGGCACGCCGCGCCGGCTGCTGGACAGTCTGGAGGAGGCCATCCGGGGCACGGGCGGCATCGTGCTGCAGTTCCCCTTTTACGCCGGCATCATGGCGATCATGACGAAGTCGGGCCTGGCGGCCACACTGTCCCAGTGGTTCGTGTCCTTCGCCAGCGCCGAGAGCCTGCCGTTCTGGACCTTCATGAGCGCCGGTCTGGTGAACATCTTCGTGCCATCGGGTGGCGGCCAGTGGGCCGTGCAGGCGCCTGTGGTAATCGACGCTGCGCTGGCGCTCAACGCCGACATGGCGCGCGTGGCGATGGCAGTGGCCTGGGGCGATTCATGGACCAACATGCTGCAACCCTTCTGGGCGCTGCCGGTGTTGGCGATCGCCGGATTGAAGGCCAAGGACATCATGGGCTTCTGCCTGATCCAGCTGTTCGTGATGGGCGTGGTGATCTCGCTGGGGTTGAGTTTCGCCTGA
- the alr gene encoding alanine racemase produces the protein MPRPIHATIHPAAVRANLERARHAAPDARVWAVVKADAYGHGIERVFEAVRGADGIALLDLAEAQRVRALGWRGPILLLEGTFEPRDLELCSRLSLWHVVHCDAQIDWLSAHKTHVPHRVFLKMNSGMNRLGFTPERFRAAFARLSALPQVDEISLMTHFSDADGARGIAHQVAAFQAASQDLPGERSICNSAALLRHGLQAEVRLDWVRAGVALYGGAPDHPERTAQDWQLQPAMTLASRLIAVQHLNEGDTVGYGSRFTATAPMSIGVVACGYADGYPRHAPDGTPVLVDGVRTRVVGRVSMDMLTVDLSPVPSAGIGSEVTLWGRGPGGVLLPVDEVAQAAGTIGYELMCALAPRVPVSTDGD, from the coding sequence ATGCCGCGCCCCATCCACGCCACCATCCACCCGGCCGCCGTGCGCGCCAACCTGGAGCGCGCGCGCCACGCCGCGCCCGATGCGCGCGTCTGGGCGGTGGTCAAGGCCGATGCCTACGGGCACGGCATCGAGCGCGTTTTCGAAGCCGTGCGCGGCGCCGACGGCATCGCGCTGTTGGACCTGGCCGAGGCCCAGCGCGTGCGTGCGCTGGGCTGGCGCGGGCCCATCCTGCTGCTGGAAGGCACTTTCGAGCCGCGCGACCTGGAGCTGTGTTCGCGCCTGTCGCTATGGCACGTGGTGCATTGCGACGCGCAGATCGACTGGCTGTCGGCGCACAAGACGCATGTGCCGCACCGGGTGTTTTTGAAAATGAACTCGGGCATGAACCGCCTGGGCTTCACGCCCGAGCGCTTTCGCGCCGCTTTTGCGCGCCTGTCGGCGCTGCCGCAGGTCGACGAGATCTCGCTGATGACGCATTTCTCCGATGCCGACGGCGCGCGCGGCATCGCGCACCAGGTCGCCGCCTTCCAGGCGGCCAGCCAGGACCTGCCCGGCGAGCGCAGCATCTGCAACAGCGCCGCGCTGCTGCGCCACGGCCTGCAGGCCGAAGTGCGGCTGGACTGGGTGCGCGCCGGCGTCGCGCTCTATGGCGGCGCGCCCGACCATCCCGAGCGCACGGCGCAGGACTGGCAGCTGCAGCCGGCCATGACGCTGGCCTCGCGCCTGATCGCCGTGCAGCACCTGAACGAGGGCGACACGGTGGGCTATGGCTCGCGCTTCACCGCGACTGCGCCCATGAGCATCGGCGTGGTCGCCTGCGGCTATGCCGACGGCTACCCGCGCCACGCGCCGGACGGCACGCCGGTGCTGGTGGATGGCGTGCGCACGCGCGTCGTCGGCCGCGTCAGCATGGACATGCTGACCGTGGACCTGTCGCCCGTGCCCAGCGCCGGCATCGGCAGCGAGGTGACGCTGTGGGGCCGCGGCCCTGGCGGCGTGCTGCTGCCCGTCGACGAGGTGGCGCAGGCTGCCGGCACCATCGGCTACGAGCTGATGTGCGCCCTGGCGCCGCGCGTGCCGGTGAGCACGGACGGCGACTGA